A genomic region of Capnocytophaga canimorsus contains the following coding sequences:
- a CDS encoding DUF805 domain-containing protein — MNWYLKVLKQYADFKGRARRKEYWMFTLFNCIIFFVLGFISGLIETTVLVNICYLAIIVPSIAVGVRRMHDVGKSGWFILVPIYNLVLCLTEGERGQNQYGPDPKAQ, encoded by the coding sequence ATGAATTGGTATTTAAAAGTTTTAAAGCAGTATGCTGATTTTAAAGGAAGAGCAAGAAGAAAAGAGTATTGGATGTTTACGTTATTCAATTGTATCATTTTTTTTGTATTAGGTTTTATTAGTGGTCTTATTGAAACTACGGTATTAGTGAATATTTGCTATCTTGCAATAATAGTACCTTCAATAGCGGTAGGAGTGAGAAGAATGCACGATGTAGGTAAATCAGGCTGGTTTATATTGGTACCCATATACAATTTAGTTCTTTGTTTAACGGAAGGAGAAAGAGGTCAGAACCAGTATGGTCCAGACCCCAAA